A genomic region of Streptomyces rimosus contains the following coding sequences:
- a CDS encoding GNAT family N-acetyltransferase: protein MSGAGSDVGGGTTHPHVRPFAPGDGAPLVAAWARSVPYDPVTRERFRRHVLLDPNFDPAGLRVAVRDGEVVGAAYGVRRRVAVGGDGLEPEQGWIPFFFVDPAVRRAGLGRRLLTGVLDWLAGHGRTRVDFASYTPHYFLPGLDRDAYPEAARLLTGLGFAPRLEAVAMDRGLVGYRMPEAVRQRAAALAAEGYRFGTPRDDDLVGLLRLAEAEFGPDWPQTIRHALDTGAPLDRIVSAHDPAGEAVGWAMHGAYEGLAERFGPFGVRADQRGTGLGKVLLHLTLERMRAADAHGAWFLWTGEGSPAGHLYRSAGFATTRRFQVLRREVRP, encoded by the coding sequence GTGAGCGGGGCGGGGAGCGATGTCGGGGGTGGGACCACCCACCCCCACGTACGCCCCTTCGCCCCCGGCGACGGCGCCCCGCTCGTCGCGGCATGGGCACGTAGCGTCCCCTACGACCCCGTCACCCGGGAGCGCTTCCGCCGCCACGTCCTGCTTGATCCGAACTTCGATCCGGCGGGGCTGCGCGTCGCCGTTCGGGACGGCGAGGTGGTCGGTGCCGCGTACGGGGTGCGGCGGAGGGTGGCGGTGGGTGGGGATGGTCTGGAGCCTGAGCAGGGTTGGATTCCGTTTTTCTTTGTGGATCCGGCTGTCCGCCGTGCCGGGCTGGGGCGGCGGCTGCTCACCGGCGTTCTCGACTGGCTCGCCGGACACGGCCGCACTCGCGTCGACTTCGCCTCGTACACCCCGCATTACTTCCTCCCCGGCCTGGACCGGGATGCCTATCCGGAGGCCGCCCGGCTGCTGACGGGCCTGGGCTTCGCGCCCCGGCTCGAAGCCGTCGCGATGGACCGCGGCCTGGTCGGCTACCGGATGCCCGAAGCGGTACGGCAGCGGGCCGCCGCGCTGGCCGCCGAGGGCTACCGCTTCGGCACGCCTCGGGACGACGACCTGGTGGGGCTGCTGCGGCTGGCCGAGGCGGAGTTCGGCCCGGACTGGCCGCAGACGATCCGGCATGCGCTCGACACCGGCGCGCCCCTGGACCGCATCGTCTCGGCCCATGATCCGGCGGGTGAGGCCGTGGGGTGGGCGATGCACGGTGCGTACGAGGGGCTGGCCGAGCGGTTCGGCCCGTTCGGCGTACGGGCGGACCAGCGCGGCACCGGCCTGGGCAAGGTGCTGCTGCACCTGACGCTGGAGCGGATGCGGGCGGCGGACGCGCACGGGGCCTGGTTCCTGTGGACCGGCGAGGGCAGCCCGGCCGGGCATCTCTACCGGTCGGCGGGGTTCGCCACGACCCGCAGGTTCCAGGTCTTACGGCGGGAGGTACGGCCATGA
- a CDS encoding SRPBCC domain-containing protein, producing the protein MDDATLYLEGARPVLRFERVLPRPPEAVWRSLTDREELAGWFPSAIAAGGTEPWAAGAPLTFTFPGAEGPAPTGEVLESDRPRLLAYTWDGEALRFELSPRPDGGTHLVFSYRATPGTAALNAAGWQVCLAKLTDGPARAPAWQPLFDGYVAAFEPLLGPQEGPPASVGRER; encoded by the coding sequence ATGGACGACGCGACGCTGTACCTGGAAGGCGCCCGGCCGGTGCTCCGCTTCGAGCGGGTGCTCCCCCGGCCGCCCGAGGCGGTATGGCGGTCGCTGACGGACCGCGAGGAGCTGGCCGGCTGGTTCCCGAGCGCGATCGCCGCCGGCGGTACGGAGCCGTGGGCCGCCGGCGCTCCGCTGACGTTCACCTTTCCCGGGGCCGAGGGCCCGGCGCCGACGGGCGAGGTCCTCGAATCCGACCGGCCCCGCCTGCTGGCGTACACCTGGGACGGCGAGGCGCTGCGGTTCGAGCTGTCACCACGGCCGGACGGCGGCACCCACCTCGTCTTCTCCTACCGCGCCACTCCCGGCACGGCGGCCCTGAACGCGGCCGGCTGGCAGGTCTGCCTCGCCAAACTGACCGACGGCCCAGCGCGGGCCCCGGCCTGGCAACCCCTGTTCGACGGCTACGTGGCAGCGTTCGAACCCCTCCTCGGCCCACAGGAAGGCCCGCCCGCGAGCGTGGGACGGGAACGGTGA
- a CDS encoding alpha/beta hydrolase: MTDRKCYVLIPGAGGVPWHWHRVAAELRRHGHDVIAADLPNDDPSAGLAEYADAVVRAVGDRPGVVLVAHSLGAFTAPLVCGRIPVERMVLVAAMVPAPGEPPGDWWENTGHSALMAERERLDGGPPDENVLFYHDVPPELAAEAASRERVQSGGPFGQPWPLARWPEVPTSFLLCRDDRLFPATWLRGLVRERLGIEPEEMDGGHLPLLARPRELAERVMRLSGG, translated from the coding sequence GGCACCGGGTGGCGGCGGAGCTGCGGCGCCACGGCCATGACGTGATCGCGGCGGACCTGCCGAACGACGACCCGTCGGCGGGCCTGGCGGAGTACGCCGACGCGGTGGTCCGGGCCGTGGGCGACCGGCCGGGCGTCGTCCTCGTCGCGCATTCGCTGGGCGCGTTCACCGCGCCGCTGGTGTGCGGGCGGATACCGGTGGAGCGGATGGTGCTGGTGGCGGCGATGGTGCCGGCGCCCGGCGAGCCGCCGGGCGACTGGTGGGAGAACACCGGCCACAGCGCGCTGATGGCCGAGCGGGAGCGGCTGGACGGCGGCCCGCCGGACGAGAATGTGCTCTTCTACCACGACGTGCCCCCGGAGCTGGCGGCCGAGGCGGCTTCGCGGGAGCGCGTACAGTCGGGCGGCCCGTTCGGGCAGCCGTGGCCGCTCGCCCGCTGGCCGGAGGTGCCGACCTCGTTCCTGCTCTGCCGCGACGACCGGCTCTTCCCCGCCACGTGGCTCCGCGGCCTGGTGCGGGAGCGGCTGGGCATCGAGCCGGAGGAGATGGACGGCGGCCATCTCCCGCTGCTCGCCCGTCCCCGGGAGCTGGCGGAGCGGGTGATGCGGCTGAGCGGGGGGTGA